GTCGGTGACCTGGAAGGTCACGGTCACGGGCCAGCCCTCGCGCTGGGCGCGCGCGGCGAGCAGATCGGCGGCTCCGCGCAGAGGTTTCATGGTGTCGGTCCCCCGGACCGCGGGGGCGCTCCAGGATAGCCCCCCGCCGGAGTCACATCAACTCGGGGTGAGGTCGGCGGGCGGGGCTGCGATCTCGAGCACGGTGCCGACATGGGGATCCTTCCGGAAGTGCAGGCGGTAGCACGGCGTGGTGGCGGTGACGGTGGCGGCGAGGTCGAGGACGCGCTCGGCGGTGCCGGGCTCGGCGACGTAGACCAGCACGTGGCGCAGGAGCTCCGGCAGCGCCGCCGCGGGCGTCAACGGGTCGCGGCGATCGAACGGCGCCTGGGCCAGGAAGTGGACGCCGGCCAGGGGCGCGCTCGCGCCGTGGGCGATGCCGGCCGGTCCCAGGTACGGCGGCACCACGACCTGCCAGCCGGCGGCGGTCGCGCGGATCACCAGCAGCTCGTCGGCGATCTTGGTGCAGCTCGGGTACGCGTCGGCCAGCAGCGCCGAGATCGTCGACTTGCCGGCGCCGCTGACCCCGGAGAACACCAGCGCGCGCCCGGCGTGGACCACCGCCGACGAGTGCAGGAACAGCGCGCCGTCGCGCGGCAGCGCCAGCGACGCGGCGATGCGCAGGCACGCCTCGAGGCTGTTGGCGCTCGGGCCGACGCGGAACTGCGCGGTCAGCGGCAGCTCGCCGACGTCGACCTCGCCCTCGGCGTCGAAGCGCTCGACGTGGAGCCGGCCGTCGGGCAGCGCCCGGCGCTGGAACGCCGGGTACTCCGGGGCGCGCTCGCGATCGAAGCCGTCGACCCGACTCACGGTCACGGTCAGGCGCGGCGCCTCGGTGGTCGCGAACGCCTGGTAGATCGGCGCGAGGTCGTCGATCGCGCCGGGGTGCGCGGCGCGCACCTCGATCGGCAGACCTGCGAACAGAAAACGAGCCACCACCAGAGGTTAGTGCACTTCGGTGGATATCCGTTCAGGGGTCGCGATTCTGGGCTCCGTTCCCGGCTCCGGTTCCCGCTTCCGCGATGGGGACCGGATCCTGGGTCTCAAACATCCGAAATCAATGCCGAATTCCGACCCAGCGCGTCAGCCTTGGGGACCGGATCCTGGGTCTCAAACATCCGAAATCAAAGCCGAACTCTGACCTGGCGCGTCAGCTTGGGGACCGAATCCTGGGCCTCAAACATCCGAAATCAAAGCCGAACTCTGACCTGGCGCGTCAGCTTGGGGACCGAATCCTGGGCCTCAAACATCCGAAATCAAAGCCGAACTCTGACCTGGCGCGTCAGCTTGGGGACCGAATCCTGGGCCTCAAACATCCGAAATCAAAGCCGAACTCTGACCTGGCGCGTCAGAATTGCGAAGATCGGGTGACGAAACACGGCTCTACGGGCGTAGAGGACCACCCCATCTGTGGTCGATTCCGACAGCCCGCGATCCGCCAACCCACTGATCGCGCGAGGTTCGTCGCGGCACAGCGCTTGCTGAATCTGCCCCGATGACGCTCTCCGGTCGTGGACCCTGGCTCGCGGTGCTCGGACTCGCGGTGACGGCGCTCGCGGCGGGTTGCGGCGGCGACGACGCGGCGGCGGATCCCGACGGCGGGCTGATCGACGCCGGCCCCGACGCGCCCGACCCGACCGCGGCGATCTACGACCCGGCCCACGTGGTCGAGGTCGCGATCGAGCTGCCGGTCGCCGCCTGGGACGACATCCGCTCGCAGCAACGCCCGGCCGACGTGCTGTTCGGCGCCGACTGCCAGGACCGGCCGTTCGGCAGCCCGTTCACGTCGCACCTCGGCACGGTCACGGTCGACGGCGTCCGCCTCGAGCAGGTCGCGGTGCGGAAGAAGGGGTTCCTGGGCTCGCTCGACGACACCAAGCCGTCGCTCAAGCTCAAGTTCGACGAGGTCGTGGTCGGGCAGGAGGTCGCGGGCGTGCGCGGCCTGACGCTCAACAACAACAAGCAGGACCCCAGCGTGGTGCGCCAGTGCCTGGCCTACCGCCGGTTCGCCGCGGCCGGGATCCCAGCGCCACGCTGCAACTACGCCCACGTCACCGTCAACGGCCTCGACCTCGGCGTGTTCACCAACGTCGAGGGCGTCAACAAGCGGTTCCTCGCGAGGCACTTCGCCAGCGACGCCGGCCGGCTCTACGAGGGCACGCTCGCCGACTTCCGGCCCGGCTGGCTGGCGACGTTCGAGCCCAAGACCGACGAGGCCAACCCCGACCGCAGCGATCTCGAGGCCGTCGCCACCGCGCTGACCGCGCCCGACCCGCAGCTCCTGGCCGCGCTGGCGCCGGCGGTCGACGTCGAGCGCTTCCTCACGTTCTGGGCGATGGAGACCCTGCTCGAGCACGGCGACGGCTATGCCAACAACACCAACAACTACTTCGTCTACGCCGATCCGACCTCGGGCCAGCTCCAGTTCTTGCCCTGGGGCACCGACAGCGTCGCCGGCGCGCCCGGCGTCGATCCGCCGGCGTCGGTGATGATGGCCAACGGCCTGCTGGCGCGCCGGCTGTACCTCCTGCCCGAGACCCGGGCCCGCTACGTCGCGCGCATGCAGGCGCTGCTCGCCGGCGCCTGGGACGTGCCCGCGATCCTCGCCGACCTCGACCGCGACGCCGCGCTGATCGCGCCGTACCTGCCACGCGATCCGTTCGCGGTCGGCGTCGATGTCACCGCCGAGATCGCCGGCGTCCGCGCGTTCGTGCAGACCCGGGCCGCGCGGATCGCGCCGACCCTGGCCGCGCCGCCGACCTGGGACCGGCCGCTGCGCGCGTCGTTCTGCTTCGTCGAGCTGGGTCCGATCCAGGCGACCTTCGCGACCACGTTCAAGGCCGTCGATCCGCCCGACGTGTTCACGGCCGGCGCCGGCACGCTGACCGGCTCGATCGAGGGCGTGCCGATCACGCCGACGCGGGTCGGCACCAACGCCGCGCCCGCCGACGGCGGCCAGGTCGCGATCCAGGTGTTCGGGCTGATCACCGGCAGCGACGTGCTCGTCGCGGTGATCAACCTGCCGCCGGCCCAGGTCACCGCCGGCGCGACCGTGCCCATCCCGATCTTCTCGGCGTTCGTGTTCCGCTTCAACCCCGTCGCCGGCACCGGCGCGATCGTCGGCGTGCTGATCGGCGGCACGGTCAGCTTCACCCAGGGCGCCGGCGCCACCGACGGCGCGCCCGTGGTCGGGAGCTGGAGCTCGACCTTGTACAGCTCGCCGTTCTGACGGCGCGGGGTGACCGAGCGGCGGGCCGGGCGACCGCCGCGCGCGGCCACGCCTCAGCGTCGGTCGATCACGGGCGCGTCGACTCGCGCTTGATCTCCTCCGCCGTCATGCACGCGCACGCAAGTCGCTCGCCGTGCTCGGACGCGTACCGGCTGCGGTGGCCGTCGCACTCGGACGGCAGCGCGCCCCCGCCGAAGTGCCCGTTGACGATCGTCGCCGCCTCGGCCGGCGGCCGCGCCGCGCAGTCGCGCTCGACCTCGGCGGTGATCACGCATTGAAGCCCCTCGTCCCACCGACCCGCCGGCGCCGGCGCCACGACCGGTTCCGGACCGCACCGCCCGTGGGTCTGCTTGGTCCACGCCGACGTGCACGCCGCCGCGCTCAGCGCGAGCACAACCAGGACCGCGGGTACCTTGATCACGCCCCGACGATAGCGCGCTCGGCGCCGCCCCGCCTGCCCCGAAGGTACGCCCGACCGCCGTGGGACACCGTGTGTCAACCTCGTTCGCGTCACGCGGCCTCCTGGTCGACGATGCGAGGGGTGAACTTGAGCGCGGCGGCGTGCTTGCCGGGATCGTAGGCGACGCGCTTCTGCCAGCAGGCCCAGAGCACGCGGCACCAGGCGCGGGCGACCAGGTGCCGAGGCTAGATCAGGCCAGATCAGGCCAGAGATCAGGCCAGATCAGGCCAGATCAGGCCAGATCAGGCCAGATCAGGCCAGATCAGGCTAGATCGGCGTGTGATGGCGTCGTGGCGCGCGCATTTGATTATGGTAGATATAGTATCTCGCCCGCGACCGGCCACCGACGGCGCGCCCGTGGTCGGGTGCGCGACGGTGTCCAGCTCACCGTTCTGACGGACGCACCCGACCGAGCGCGGTCTCCTCAGTCGCCCCACAGCAGCGCCGCGCCGCGCTCGACCAGCGGCTGCTCGGCCGCGCGCAGGGCCGCCTGCTCGTCGGCGCTCAGCACCAGGTACGGCGGCGGCCAGGTGGCGGCGACAGCGGCGGCGCCCTCGTCGCGGACGCGCCGCAGCGGCTCGGGCAGCGTCGACGTCGCCGCGCGGACCCACGCGAGGCGCGCGGTCCGGCCGCGGGCCAGCTCCGGCACGACCGGCTTCCAGCCCAGCCACCGCGGCGCGCTGCGACGATGCCCGCGCCGCTGCAGCGCGAGATCGAGCTCGTCGCCCCACACCAGCGCGACCGCGTCCGCAGGGTCGTGGCGCTCGTCGACCACCCGCAGCGCGGCGTGGCGGTGGTCCGCGCACGTCGACGTCAGGCCCTCGACCGGGTCGGGCAGCGGCGGCAGCGTCACCGGCGCGCCGACGGGCCCCGACTCCTGATCGCGCGACCGCTCCTCGCTCGACATCGGGATCCGCGCCGCGTCGATGGCCTTCCACACCGCGATCAGGTGGGCGCGCCGCAGATCGCCGTCGCTGATCTTCCGCGCCGCCTCGAGTCGGATCGTCCACGACGGATGGCCCAGGAGGCGCGGCGCCAGCGCGGCCGCGGCGGCGCACCGGCAGATCGCGCGGGTCGCCTCGACCGCGAGGTCAGGGAGGTCGAGCGCGCGTTCGAGCACCGCCACGCCGCGGTCGGGGTCGCGCCCGATGAGCGGGAGCAAGCGCGCGGCCTCACGGACCCGCTCGGGCGCGGTCAGCTCGAGGATCGCCGTCGGGACCGCAGCCACCGAGCCGAGCTCGTGCAGCGCCTGGTAGCCCAGGTGTCGCCAGGTGTCGCGCGGGTTGCCCCGGTCCGCGTGCAGGCGCGCGACCAGCGCCGCCGTGGCGTCGTCCTTGCGGCCGGTCGCGAAGCCCAGCAGGTCGAAGCCGCCGCCGACCGCCTCCCACGACCGATCGCGATCAGGCCCGGCGACCACGTCGAGCGCCTGCGCGAACACCGGCGCCGCGCTCGCGAGCGGCGCGAGCAACCGCGCCCAGCCCGCAGCGCCGCGCCAGCGCTCCACCACCGACCGGTGCCAGAGGTCGAGGACCTGGTCCATCAACGCCGGGTCGCGCCCGACGCACCCCAGCCGGGCCGTGAACACCCGACCCAGCTCGTAGACCTCGACCACCTGCTCGGGTCGGGCGAGCAGCTGCGTCACGACGAGCGCGGCGTCGAGGGTGCCAAGGCGTTGCTCGAGGTGGTCGGCGCGATCCGATCGACTGGCGCCGACGTAGCTCGCCGGCAGCCCCAGCTCCGCGACCCGCGCGGCGGACGGCGGGTCGGCGACCTTCGCCAGCATGGACAGGAGACCGTCGGCGAGCTCGACCTCGGCCGGCCGCGGCGCCGGCGTGGTCGCGACCTGGGCGGCCGCATCGAGACGGGCCAGCCCCGCGGCCAGGCCGGTCGGCGCTGGCGACGACGATGACGACGACGACGACGACCCCGCCGACGCTGCCGACGACGCTGCCGACGACGATGCCGCCGCCGCTGCCGACAACGATGCCGCCGCCGCCTCCTCGGCCAGCGGCTCGCGCGGCGCTGCCGCCACCGCGAGCGCGGCGGCGCGCCAGGCCTCGCGGTCGGCGGACGTCAGCGCACCGACCAGCGCCGGCGCCAGCCGCTCCGCGAACGCCACCGCCACCGCGACGAACGCGTCGTCGAGCTCATCGATCGTCTCGTCCCCCGTCGGCTCGAGCAGCGGCTGGGTCTCCTCATCGACCGGCAGGGACAGCTCCGCCGCCGCCGCCGAGAACGCCGCGATCGCGGCGCGCGCCGCCGCCGGGATCTCCGACGATCGGTCGTCGTCGTCGTCGTCCCAGCGCCCCACGCCTTGCAGGCTGCTGCCGGCGTCGCCGAGCGCGCGGATCGCGGCCTGCGCGTCGTCGGCGATCGGGTCGGTGCCCGACAGGAAGCCCCCGAGCTCGCCGAACCGCCGCCACGCCGGGTGTCCGCCAGCCGCCAGCGTCGCGCACGCGCGGTAGTCGACCAGCTGCGCCAGCGCGCCCGCGGAGTCGGGCAGGCCCGCGTCGGCGGCGAGCGCGACCGCGCGCCACGCCGAGCGTCCCCCGATGGTCGCGATCGTTCGCACCACCTCGGCGGTCCACGGCCGAGACGTCCACCCGTCGAGGGCGAGCCGCGCGGCGAGCGCGTCGGCCCAGCCGGCGACCGCGAGCGGGCCCGACACCGTGGCGCACGCGGCGAGCGCCGCCGCGATCTGCTGCGGCGCGGGCTCGACGGTCACCAGCGGCGCCGCTGCCGTCGGCAGCGCCTGGGGGGCTGGGGTCAGCGTGCCCGCCGCGACCCAGCCGTCGCGACGCTCCGGCGAGACCACCTCGCGGGCGTTGCGCGCGTGCGGCTCCCAGCCGTCGCCGGCCCAGGCGTACGTGCCGAAGTCGTCGGCCAGCGCGAGCTCGGCGGTCGGGACCAAGCTCCGCAGCTCGGCCAGCGCGTCGAACACCCGGCCCATGACCGAGAGCAAGTAGCCGCCCTGGTCACCGCGCCGAGGATCGCCATGGGACGGCCGGAGCGAGTCCCACCCGATCAGATCGCCCTCGCCCGGGCCGTCGCCCTCGGGCAGCTGCAGATCGTAGCCGTCGATCACCGCGCGCCAGCGCGCGACGTGCGCCGCCGCCTGGGCGCGCTCGCCCGCGTCGAGCGGGTGCGCGCGATGCAGTGACCAGTACATGTCGAAGCCCATGGAACCCTCTGATGCGACTGTGCCAACGCGCCGCCCTGCTGGGGCGGCCCTGCCCACCTATCGACCGCCGCGGCCAGCGGTTGCGCGATCGCCCGCACGCCGCGCGGTGACCACTGTCCCGTTGTGCCGGCCACGCAGTCGGGGCAATGTTGCCGGCATGCGTCGTCCCGATCGTGTTTGCGCCCACGCGGTGGGCTTGTCGGTGGTGATGCTCGTGGCGGCGCTGGCCAGCGCGCGGGTCGCGCACGCCCAGCAGAAGCCGGCCCCGGTTCCGACCGCCGCGCCGACCACGGATCCGACCGCGCCGCCGGCGCCGGTTCCAGCGCCGACCGCGCCGCCAGCGCAAGCCCAGGTCGCTGATCCGACCGCGCCGCCGGCGCCGACCGCCATCGCGGATCCGACCGCGGCACCGGTTCCGCCGCAGCCAGTGCCCTCGGTGCCCGTGGGCAAGCCGCCGCCGGTCGACTTCCCGGTGATCGAGCTGGTGACGATGGGCGTCGGCGCGCGCATCTGGGAGCGCCACGGCCACATCGCGCTGTGCGTGCGCGAGCGCGATCCGCGCCGGAACACTTGCTACAACTACGGCCTCGGCGACTTCCAGCACCCGCTGTCGATGGGCTGGGGCTTCTTCCGCGCCGACGACAGCTTCTGGGTCGGGCGCCAGTCGCCGAGCGTGCTGGTCACGATCTACCAGGCGGCCGATCGCGACGTCTGGGCGCAGCCGCTGCCGCTGACCGCCGACGAGAAGCGCACGCTCTTGGCGCGGCTCGAGCACGACGTCGAGGACGCCCACAAGCACTACTCGTACGACCACCTCGCCGACAATTGCTCGACCCGGGTCCGCGACGCCATCGACGAGGCCACCGGCGGCAAGCTGCGCGCGATGCGGGAGCCGTCCGACGGGCTCACCTATCGCGACCTGGCGCGCAAGGGCTTCTACGGCATGCGGGTCGCGCTGCTCATCACCGACATCGCCATGGGCCGCGCCGCCGATCGCGTGCCCAGCTACTACGACCGCATGTTCTTGCCCGACTACCTGCGCGAGGCCGTGACCCGCCTGTGGGGCGTCGAGCCGATCGCCGTGTACCGCCGCCACGGCCCACCGCCGCAGGGCGACGGCCCCAGCGGGCGCGTGCTGTTCTTGCTGATCGTGCTGGCGCTGACCGCGCCGGCCTGGCTCGCGCGCTGGCGCGGCCGCTTCCAGCGCACCGGGCTGTGGTTCGCGCTGGTGCCGCAGCTCGTGCTCGGCCTCGTGCTGTGGACGCTCGCGATCATCAGCCCGCTGTCGTACGTGCGCTGGAACGAGTCCTGCCTCGTGCTCGTGCCGCTCGACCTGCTGCTCGTCGTCGGCCCGATGCACCTGCGCACCCGCTACGCCCGCGGCCGCATCGCGATGCTCGCGCTCGTCGCCCTCGGGCTCGCCGTCGGCCTGCTCCGCCAGCCGATCTGGTTCATCGTCGCCTGGCCGCTCGTCCCCGCCCTCGTCGTCGGCCTCGGCCCGCGCTGGTGGCTCTGGCGCGGTCGCCGCACCGGCGACTCGGCCGTCGCCGGGTAGCGCGCACGGGCGCCGTGACACGCGCCGTGAGCAAAGTCTGCCCACCGGCGCGGGCGTGAGCGACGGGTGCTCAGCCGATCGGCGCGCACGGCCCGCGGCGGGCGCGTCGCGCCTGGCGCGGTGGGTGCAATCGCAGCCGGCATGACCAACGACCTGGCGCGGCTGCACCGCGATCTCGACGACGGCGGCACCACCCGCGGCGCCGGCCTGGCGCCGGGCAAGCGGACGCTGTCGCAGGGGCTGCCGGCGGCGCGCGCGGTGGGGACGACGCCGCCGCCGAGCGCAGCGAGCCCGGTGCAGCTGGCGCGGCTGCCCGATCCGTTCGACTTCTCCGGCACGGCGGTGCAGTGCGATCGCGGCGACGTCCCGGCGGGCGTCGACGTCGCCGGCGCGGCCCAGGCCGGCGTCAGCGGCGCGGCGATGGCCCTGCCCCACGGCGAGGCGATCCAGCGCGCGTTCGGGCCCGAGCACGACGTGTCGGCGATCCAGGCCCACGTCGGCGGCGCGGCGGCGGCGGCGGCGATCGAGCTGGGCGCGGCCGGGTTCGCGGTCGGCGAGCACGTCGCGTTCCGCGCGGCGCCGAGCCTGCACCTCGCCGCCCACGAGGCCGCGCACGTGGTGCAGCAGCGCGCCGGCGTCCACCTCAGCGGCGGTGTCGGCCAGGCCGGCGATGTCTACGAGCAGCACGCCGACGCCGTCGCCGATCGCGTGGTCGCGGGCCTGTCCGCCGCCGATCTGCTGAGCCCCGCGCGCGGCGGCGCGAGCGCGGTGCAGCGTGCGCCCGAGGAGGCGCCCCCGCGCGCGGACCAGTGCGACGACCGGGCCCTGCGCGACGGCGACGGTCACCTGGTCACCGACTGGGCCAGCGCGGTCGGCGCCATCAACACGCTCTACACCGGCGTCAGCACCGGCGTCGGCTGGAAGAAGTACCGCGGCGTCGAGCGCTGGTACAAGGAGGCGGGCAAGGACGACCCGCCGCCGGTGTGGCGCGACATCCTGATCAACGCCGTCGGGTTCGCGGCCGCCGCCGGCGTCGCGGGCTGGGGCGCGGTCCTGACGGCGCGGATCGTGAAGGCGGCCGCGAGCTCGACGCTGCGGGCCGGGGTCGCCGCCAGCATCGACATGGGCAAGAACGTCGCCAAGTCGGTCGCGAGCGCCGCGGTCGCCAAGGCCATGCACAGCGGCAGCGGCGACGGCCGCATCGTCTACAGCGAGGCGCTCGAGGACGACATCGACAAGACCACCGCCGCCGAGTCGCGCGCCCTGGCCGGCAGCCTCAGCGGGCTGGCGACCGCGGCCGACGCGACGAAGTGGCCGGCGCTGCAGGCCCTGTACGACGGGATCAGCGCCACCGCCGACGAGGCGACCGCCATCCAGCACGGGGCGACGGTCGAGGGCTGGATGAGCGCGTCGGCGCAGCACCAGCACGGCGTCGACTTCGCGATCGGCCCCCAGACCCTCGACGGGATGTTCCGCGCCGGCCGCCTCACGATGGGCCAGGCCCAGAGCATCCGCGCCTACCTGCAGGTGCGTCCCGACCTGACCGATCTGACCAAGCTCCCGCCCGAGCACCAGGCCGCGCTCCAGGGCGCCCTCGGCGCGGGTTGGGCCCGCATGCCGGTCGAGCGCCGGACCAACACCGAGTCGCTGTCGGCCAGCGGCCTCGGCTTCATGACCAAGACGACGACCCGGGGCGTGCTCGAGATCTTCCTCGACACGCCGCTGGACGGCGACCTCGCCGGCGAGCCGACGGTCGACTACGTCGAGCTCGAGTCCGACGAGGGGCTCAACGACGCGACCCGCGCCTACTTCCTCGGCAGCGACAAGCGCGTCGAGGAGTTCGAGGTGCCCAAGCTCGTGGTCGGCGACGGCTTCCGGATCGCGTTCGACGAGGCCAACTCGGCCACGATCCGGACGGGCCTGCTCGGCGGTCACAGCGAGTGGCTCGATCGCTACGGCGCGCGCAAGCTCGGCCGGGCCTACAACCCGGCCGACCGCTCGATCTACGCGACCGCGGCGCTGATGTTCCTGCGCCAGCGGCCGGAGGTGCGAGCCCGGCCTCGATGGCGCACGATGTGCGCGGCAGCGGGCGCTCACAAGGCCCGCAGACCCGCCGATCGGGAACCGGCGCTGAGCGCCAGACCCGGCCAGCCCCGCCGGGGGCCTGCACGACCACAACATGACATCGGTTCGATACCGGCAGGCCGGATCCGGACACTTTGACGTTCGCCATCACGGGCGCCAACAAAGTGTCCGCCGGACGGGCGGGGGGGGGGGGGGGGGGGGGGGGGGGGGGGCGGACCATGCAGCAGCCTCGACACGACACCGCGACCGCGACGGCCCGAGGGTGGCGATGACCGCCAACGACGCGCCGCTGCTCGACGTGCGCAAGCTCCGCAAGGAGTTCGTCAGCGGCCGCATGTTCGGGCGCGCCAAGCGCGTGGTCGCGGTCCATGACGTGTCGTTCACCGTCGGCCGCGGCGAGGCGGTGGCGCTGGTGGGCGAGTCGGGCAGCGGCAAGAGCACGATCGCCCGGATGCTGGTGCGCCTGGCCAAGCCCGACGGCGGCGAGATCCGCCTCGACGGGGTCGACGTGCTGGCGCGCGAGCCGCGCGGCGCGTCGCTGGCGTACCGCG
The genomic region above belongs to Myxococcales bacterium and contains:
- a CDS encoding CotH kinase family protein, translating into MLGLAVTALAAGCGGDDAAADPDGGLIDAGPDAPDPTAAIYDPAHVVEVAIELPVAAWDDIRSQQRPADVLFGADCQDRPFGSPFTSHLGTVTVDGVRLEQVAVRKKGFLGSLDDTKPSLKLKFDEVVVGQEVAGVRGLTLNNNKQDPSVVRQCLAYRRFAAAGIPAPRCNYAHVTVNGLDLGVFTNVEGVNKRFLARHFASDAGRLYEGTLADFRPGWLATFEPKTDEANPDRSDLEAVATALTAPDPQLLAALAPAVDVERFLTFWAMETLLEHGDGYANNTNNYFVYADPTSGQLQFLPWGTDSVAGAPGVDPPASVMMANGLLARRLYLLPETRARYVARMQALLAGAWDVPAILADLDRDAALIAPYLPRDPFAVGVDVTAEIAGVRAFVQTRAARIAPTLAAPPTWDRPLRASFCFVELGPIQATFATTFKAVDPPDVFTAGAGTLTGSIEGVPITPTRVGTNAAPADGGQVAIQVFGLITGSDVLVAVINLPPAQVTAGATVPIPIFSAFVFRFNPVAGTGAIVGVLIGGTVSFTQGAGATDGAPVVGSWSSTLYSSPF
- a CDS encoding DUF4105 domain-containing protein, translated to MVMLVAALASARVAHAQQKPAPVPTAAPTTDPTAPPAPVPAPTAPPAQAQVADPTAPPAPTAIADPTAAPVPPQPVPSVPVGKPPPVDFPVIELVTMGVGARIWERHGHIALCVRERDPRRNTCYNYGLGDFQHPLSMGWGFFRADDSFWVGRQSPSVLVTIYQAADRDVWAQPLPLTADEKRTLLARLEHDVEDAHKHYSYDHLADNCSTRVRDAIDEATGGKLRAMREPSDGLTYRDLARKGFYGMRVALLITDIAMGRAADRVPSYYDRMFLPDYLREAVTRLWGVEPIAVYRRHGPPPQGDGPSGRVLFLLIVLALTAPAWLARWRGRFQRTGLWFALVPQLVLGLVLWTLAIISPLSYVRWNESCLVLVPLDLLLVVGPMHLRTRYARGRIAMLALVALGLAVGLLRQPIWFIVAWPLVPALVVGLGPRWWLWRGRRTGDSAVAG